The genome window CTCAATGTCTTGAATGGCGATCATCTTCATGTCACGATCCACAGAGTCTGCCTCAGCCTTGATAATTTTAACTTTAACCTGACTCTTTAAATACAACTCTTCAATTGTCTGCTCATCTTCCTGAGCAGCAAGATTCATCGTTAGAAGGATAGAAAACAGAAGGACAGCACCCAGCTTAAATTTATTCATTTTAATTTCTCCCACTTTAATTATATTCATTATACGTATATTTTACCAAACACTAATTAACCATTTACCATCAACATTTTCTAATTCATAAAGGATTGTTCTTTTTTCTCTAAACAAAGTATAGGCAGTAATATGATTATCATCCATAAAAACAATATCATCCAAGACAGCCTTTGATCGACTAGGGACAACTACCCATTCAAAATAATCCTTTAAAGTTCCAAGCACTATATTATTATCGGCCAGAATTTCAGATTGCTCAGAAATCTGTTTTAATTTCTCTTTATCGTTATATGTTTGAATGTAATTATCCGAGAGGAATAATTTCCATTTGTCATAATTTTCATCAGAAATAATTTCATTAAGATTTTCAATAAGTTCCTTCATTTCATTGAATGTTTGTTCGTACAGAGCAGCAGAGACTGCAAACCCTGTTTCGTTATTAACAATGACCTCTTCTTCAACGGTCTTTTCTGCGACGAGAGGCTCTTCTACGCTTTTAATGTCCTCCTCTGCTGGTTCAACCTGAACAGTCTGTTCTTCAGCCACAGGTTCGACTGTTTTACAGGAGAAAAATGCAAAGATTAATATCATCATCCAATAGACAGGTGTTATTTTTTTCATGAAATTAGTCTATCCATTTAAACAGAGAATGTCAAAATAAATTCTACATATAAATAATTTATTTGTTTTCACTCGGAGTTTTAATCCTTTATTTTTTCCGCAGATTTGCTAAAATTTACAATATTTGTTTGTGTTGATTACCAGCTGCAAAATCATTAAGATAAACAGCATGGTAAAAGCAGTGTTTCCCGGTTCATTTGATCCACCGACCAATGGACATTTAAATTTGATCAAAAGAGGATCTCAACTCTTTGATTCCCTGGATGTTGTTATTTCCGTAAACTATCAAAAGAAATATCTACTGACTCCAGAAGAAAGGTTTACTCTAATAAATGATATGATAGAGGACATACCCAATGTGACGGTCACCCTTTGGGACAGGTTGATAGTCGACTACGCTCATAACAATAATATTGGTGTTATAATGAGAGGCGTACGTGCTGTGGATGATTTTGGGTACGAATTTGAACTATCCATGCTGAATAAGCAGCTGAATCCGCAAGTTGAAACGATTTTTCTTCCTACGGATCAGAAGTATTTTGTCCTACGGTCTTCCTCCATCAAAGAACTTGTGCAGCTAGGGGCGGATGTGAGTAAAATGATCCCCCTTAATGTAGAAAAACTTCTGAGAGAAAAAATATTTGATAAGGGTAAAATTAATTAAAAAGCTAATTTATTTTAACAGATGTGGATACCTTGACAAAAAAAAGAGGACGTACTATATTCTTCCAGTCAATAACAGCCAGGAGAGGATTATAAATGGCAGTACCAAAATATAAAACATCAAAAGCAAGGTCCAAAAGAAGACGTACCATTAACATGAGAATGGGCGTTCCTACTTTGGTATCCTGCAGTAACTGCGGAAATAAAGTTCTTAGACACAGAGTTTGTCCTAAGTGTGGTTTCTACAAGGGTAATCAGATTATTGAGCCTCAGGATATGGCTTAATTTCAAGGAGTCTTACGATGGATGAATTATTCGAAAAACTGAAGAATCTTATTGCTGAAAAATTGGAAGTGGAAGAGGATAAAATTACTCTTGACGCACGC of Oceanispirochaeta crateris contains these proteins:
- the coaD gene encoding pantetheine-phosphate adenylyltransferase — translated: MVKAVFPGSFDPPTNGHLNLIKRGSQLFDSLDVVISVNYQKKYLLTPEERFTLINDMIEDIPNVTVTLWDRLIVDYAHNNNIGVIMRGVRAVDDFGYEFELSMLNKQLNPQVETIFLPTDQKYFVLRSSSIKELVQLGADVSKMIPLNVEKLLREKIFDKGKIN
- the rpmF gene encoding 50S ribosomal protein L32 translates to MAVPKYKTSKARSKRRRTINMRMGVPTLVSCSNCGNKVLRHRVCPKCGFYKGNQIIEPQDMA